From Candidatus Sericytochromatia bacterium, one genomic window encodes:
- a CDS encoding sugar ABC transporter permease, protein MKQSFWAGIRRPEARLAYAYILPATLVMAAITFYPMLYGIWMAFTNFGPTHIRDQSPDFVGLANFWALLQRAPYLDVDFFRVLGFTLLWTVSNLVFHVVIGVALALLLNREGLRGKRVYRALLILPWAVPVYVTALVWRNMFDAQSGAFNLALAAWGLPGIEWMNAFPTAFAAVLLTNIWLGFPFMMMVATGGLQAIPKDYYEAASLDGASAWTQFWNITVPMLKPTMVPAITLGAVWTFNNFNVIYFVSRGEPFGKTEILVTQAYKLIDPMGLYGVASAFSILIFFILFGLTQFNLRLTRSLEEV, encoded by the coding sequence ATGAAACAGTCATTTTGGGCGGGCATCAGACGCCCGGAAGCGCGCCTGGCTTACGCTTACATCCTGCCTGCGACCCTGGTGATGGCGGCCATCACCTTCTATCCGATGCTGTACGGCATCTGGATGGCCTTCACCAACTTTGGTCCGACCCACATTCGCGATCAATCTCCCGACTTCGTCGGTTTGGCCAATTTCTGGGCCCTGCTTCAACGTGCTCCCTATCTGGACGTGGACTTCTTTCGGGTGTTGGGCTTCACCTTGCTCTGGACCGTGTCCAACCTGGTGTTCCACGTCGTGATCGGGGTGGCCCTGGCCTTGTTGCTGAATCGAGAAGGCTTGCGGGGTAAACGCGTGTACCGCGCGCTGCTGATCCTGCCCTGGGCCGTCCCCGTGTATGTGACCGCACTGGTCTGGCGCAACATGTTCGATGCCCAGAGCGGGGCCTTCAACCTCGCGTTGGCGGCATGGGGCTTGCCCGGTATCGAATGGATGAATGCCTTTCCAACCGCCTTCGCGGCCGTGTTGCTGACCAACATCTGGCTAGGGTTTCCGTTCATGATGATGGTGGCCACCGGCGGACTCCAGGCGATTCCGAAGGACTATTACGAAGCAGCCAGTCTGGACGGCGCATCCGCCTGGACCCAGTTCTGGAACATCACGGTGCCGATGTTGAAACCGACCATGGTCCCGGCCATCACCCTGGGCGCCGTGTGGACCTTCAACAACTTCAACGTGATCTACTTCGTCTCGCGCGGGGAACCCTTCGGCAAGACCGAAATCCTGGTCACCCAGGCTTACAAACTGATCGACCCGATGGGCCTGTATGGGGTGGCATCCGCCTTCTCCATCCTGATTTTCTTCATTCTCTTCGGCCTCACCCAATTCAACCTGCGCCTGACGCGCAGTCTCGAGGAGGTCTGA
- a CDS encoding sugar ABC transporter permease — protein sequence MTPVDAPTREDAAHRASPVVVPAPSRGLTPRQRRRLGDAGAHLVLCFFSLFAIFPVWWVVAMALDPNSVAAPSKLVLIPEGISFASFQRVIANPTEVDGLTFGRLLWNSVLLSAGTTAIGIGLGATAAYAFSRFRFPGREAGLMSFLVLQMFPAVATVAPLYVLLSVLHIRTSLLGLAIAYAAGTLPFAIWNMKGYFDTVPKDLEEAALIDGCTPTSAFVRIILPLAAPAVAVTALFGFMTGWTEIVLAWTMLENPKTFTLAMALYGMVGQYSTTKPWSEFAAMSILISLPVVVVMLLLQRYIVSGLTSGAVKG from the coding sequence GTGACGCCGGTCGATGCGCCCACCCGCGAGGACGCGGCCCACCGGGCTTCTCCCGTAGTCGTTCCAGCGCCCTCACGTGGGCTGACGCCGCGACAGCGGCGCCGCCTGGGTGACGCAGGCGCCCACCTCGTCCTTTGCTTCTTTTCGCTGTTCGCCATCTTTCCGGTCTGGTGGGTCGTGGCCATGGCGCTGGACCCCAACAGCGTGGCGGCTCCCTCCAAGCTCGTGCTGATTCCGGAAGGCATCTCGTTCGCCTCCTTCCAGCGGGTCATCGCCAACCCGACCGAGGTCGATGGCCTGACCTTCGGGCGCCTGCTGTGGAACAGCGTATTGCTCTCGGCCGGCACGACGGCCATCGGCATCGGTCTGGGGGCGACCGCGGCCTATGCCTTCAGTCGCTTCCGCTTTCCTGGCCGGGAAGCGGGGTTGATGAGTTTTCTGGTACTTCAGATGTTTCCCGCGGTGGCGACGGTGGCGCCGCTCTACGTGCTGCTCTCCGTGCTGCACATCCGCACCAGCCTGTTGGGCCTGGCGATCGCCTATGCGGCCGGCACCCTGCCCTTCGCCATCTGGAACATGAAAGGTTACTTCGACACGGTCCCCAAAGATCTGGAAGAAGCTGCCTTGATCGACGGATGCACGCCCACCTCCGCGTTCGTGCGCATCATTCTGCCATTGGCCGCGCCGGCGGTGGCGGTCACGGCCCTGTTTGGGTTCATGACCGGTTGGACCGAAATCGTCCTGGCCTGGACCATGCTGGAAAACCCCAAGACCTTCACGCTCGCCATGGCGCTTTACGGCATGGTGGGACAGTATTCCACCACCAAGCCCTGGAGCGAGTTCGCTGCGATGTCGATTCTCATTTCCCTGCCCGTGGTGGTGGTCATGCTGCTGCTCCAGCGCTACATCGTCTCGGGTCTGACCAGCGGTGCCGTCAAGGGTTGA
- the radA gene encoding DNA repair protein RadA — MAKQKSKYVCQACGAEQARWFGKCPDCQAWNTLVEELVTPVGTGRAGTASGAVRVRAVPMAEVALAEEERFPTGLSELDRVLGGGVVPGSLVLLGGDPGIGKSTLLLQVAQNIAASGLTVLYASGEESAKQIRLRAKRLNAEHANLHVLAETDIHAIEGAIRDLRPSWAVIDSIQAVYDAETNSLPGSVSQVRAATGCLLKLAKEEGIALCLVGHVTKEGTLAGPRVLEHMVDTVLYFEGDRFKSHRLIRGVKNRYGATNEVGVFEMETAGLREVLNPSELFLAERAPDASGSAIVATMEGTRPLLVEVQALVSPSALAQPRRSATGLEYNRLVQILAVLEKRVGLSLAKADAYLNVVGGLDIGEPAADLAVALAIASSLRDVPLPADLVALGEIGLNGEIRAVSGLEARLKEAAKLGFKTALVPKHNLGSVPIPPELRVVGVTRLMESILRALGVPDAAESPEPDAASEPPSSASRTRGR, encoded by the coding sequence GTGGCAAAACAGAAGTCCAAGTACGTCTGCCAGGCCTGCGGAGCGGAGCAGGCTCGCTGGTTCGGCAAGTGTCCAGATTGTCAGGCCTGGAACACCCTCGTCGAAGAACTGGTCACCCCTGTCGGCACGGGGCGAGCGGGGACCGCATCGGGCGCAGTTCGAGTTCGCGCGGTCCCGATGGCCGAGGTCGCCCTGGCCGAGGAAGAGCGATTTCCGACCGGTCTTTCGGAGCTGGACCGGGTGTTGGGCGGTGGTGTGGTGCCAGGCTCCCTGGTGTTGCTGGGAGGCGACCCGGGCATCGGCAAGTCAACCCTGCTGCTACAGGTGGCGCAGAACATCGCCGCCAGCGGTCTGACCGTCCTGTATGCCTCGGGGGAAGAGAGCGCCAAGCAAATTCGCCTGCGCGCCAAACGCCTGAACGCCGAGCACGCGAACCTGCACGTCCTGGCTGAGACGGATATCCATGCCATCGAAGGAGCGATTCGCGACTTGCGCCCGAGCTGGGCCGTGATTGACTCGATTCAGGCGGTCTACGATGCCGAGACCAACTCCCTGCCTGGAAGCGTCAGCCAGGTCCGTGCGGCCACCGGTTGTCTGCTGAAACTCGCCAAGGAGGAAGGCATTGCCCTGTGCCTGGTCGGCCACGTCACCAAGGAGGGGACACTGGCTGGCCCCCGCGTGCTGGAGCACATGGTCGACACGGTGCTGTATTTCGAAGGCGATCGCTTCAAGAGCCACCGCCTGATCCGCGGGGTCAAGAACCGCTACGGCGCCACCAACGAGGTCGGCGTGTTTGAAATGGAAACGGCCGGCCTGCGCGAGGTGTTGAATCCCTCGGAGCTCTTTCTCGCTGAACGGGCGCCCGATGCGAGCGGCTCCGCGATCGTGGCCACCATGGAGGGCACTCGTCCGCTGCTGGTCGAGGTGCAGGCCCTGGTCAGCCCGAGTGCCCTGGCTCAGCCGCGACGCAGCGCCACCGGTCTGGAGTACAATCGCCTGGTCCAGATCCTGGCCGTGCTCGAAAAGCGGGTCGGCCTGAGTCTGGCCAAGGCGGATGCCTACCTCAATGTGGTAGGGGGGCTCGATATCGGGGAGCCGGCCGCCGACCTGGCTGTCGCGCTGGCGATCGCCTCCAGTTTGCGGGACGTGCCGCTGCCAGCAGACCTGGTGGCCCTCGGAGAAATTGGTCTGAATGGCGAGATTCGCGCGGTATCAGGCCTCGAAGCAAGACTCAAGGAAGCGGCCAAGCTCGGATTCAAGACCGCCCTCGTCCCCAAACACAACCTCGGCAGCGTTCCCATCCCACCGGAATTGCGAGTGGTGGGAGTCACCCGCCTGATGGAGTCAATTCTCAGGGCGTTGGGGGTGCCGGACGCGGCAGAGTCCCCTGAGCCGGATGCCGCATCCGAACCTCCCTCCAGCGCATCGCGCACGCGCGGACGCTGA
- a CDS encoding NHL repeat-containing protein gives MDALRVAKAAGVATPSDPSPETAESQSPTVPGLELTGEVTTLAGSTRGFLKGQGSGAKFAFPQGAHVNYFGVLFVADTENNRIRRILPDGVVTTPAGTQMGFKEGSYEVAQFATPLAVETLWNGTTYVSDGGNHRIRMVSWKGEVSTLAGSTPGYADGAGDLAKFAWPHGLALAPDGTLYVADSGNHRIRVISKEGTVSTLAGSEQGRADGQAGSARFSWPQGLALGSDGTLYVADSGNHCIRKVSREGTVSTWAGSHQGAADGTGASAQFHSPAGLALHRDGTLYVADAGNHRIRKISRDGVVSTVAGSVRGFADGQGAAAQFSSPCGVALGSNGPLYVTDKDNHRIRVIR, from the coding sequence GTGGACGCGCTACGCGTGGCCAAAGCCGCGGGCGTGGCAACCCCTTCCGACCCTTCACCCGAGACGGCGGAAAGCCAGTCGCCCACCGTCCCGGGGCTGGAGCTCACGGGCGAAGTGACTACCCTGGCAGGGTCGACGCGCGGCTTTCTCAAGGGACAAGGAAGCGGGGCCAAATTCGCGTTCCCGCAAGGCGCCCACGTCAATTATTTCGGGGTCCTGTTCGTCGCCGATACGGAGAACAACCGCATTCGTCGCATCCTACCGGATGGCGTCGTCACCACGCCAGCCGGGACGCAAATGGGGTTCAAGGAGGGCAGCTACGAAGTGGCCCAATTCGCCACGCCTCTGGCGGTGGAGACCCTCTGGAATGGCACGACCTACGTGAGCGACGGGGGAAACCATCGTATCAGAATGGTGTCGTGGAAAGGGGAGGTGAGCACGCTGGCAGGCTCTACCCCAGGCTATGCCGATGGCGCCGGCGACTTGGCCAAATTCGCCTGGCCACACGGCCTGGCCCTCGCACCAGATGGCACGCTTTATGTGGCAGACAGTGGCAATCACCGCATTCGCGTGATCAGCAAGGAGGGCACGGTCAGCACGCTGGCCGGGTCGGAGCAAGGCCGTGCGGATGGCCAGGCCGGCTCTGCCCGGTTTTCCTGGCCGCAGGGGCTGGCCTTGGGCAGCGATGGCACCTTGTACGTGGCGGACAGCGGCAACCATTGCATCCGAAAGGTCTCGCGGGAGGGCACGGTCAGCACCTGGGCAGGCTCGCACCAGGGAGCGGCCGACGGCACTGGGGCCTCGGCGCAGTTCCACTCCCCGGCGGGGCTGGCGCTTCACCGCGACGGCACCCTGTATGTCGCGGATGCGGGGAACCACCGCATCCGGAAGATCTCCCGGGATGGCGTGGTGAGTACCGTGGCCGGCTCGGTGCGCGGCTTCGCTGATGGCCAGGGGGCTGCGGCGCAATTCTCCAGCCCGTGTGGAGTGGCGCTGGGTAGCAATGGTCCGCTCTACGTCACGGACAAGGACAACCATCGCATCCGCGTGATCCGCTGA
- a CDS encoding MotA/TolQ/ExbB proton channel family protein, protein MLGFGLVVLFVLLVAFIRGGEAQRLLDLHAFIVVIGGTLVAGAFAYPMAVFQRLPYLFMMSVTAEGLHMPDVVAQLVKASDRVRQGGRVAALGSPRDVPDPFMRQGLQLVAEGFEPAEIRSLMEAELSAMRGRHRDGISLFEGLGGFAPTMGILGTVEAMVSILGNLTNPDKIGLDIALAMVATLYGVGMANLVCIPVANRLRKLSEEELRARQVMVDVLVNIQEGAKPEFVRERLRGALPPQKRRELAVLRERRARRAATAPVAAAAAPPAYTDPEEEQYDDMYGQNPNDPEIY, encoded by the coding sequence GTGCTTGGGTTCGGTCTTGTGGTCCTGTTCGTGCTCCTCGTGGCATTCATCCGAGGAGGCGAGGCCCAACGCCTGCTGGACCTGCACGCGTTCATCGTGGTGATCGGCGGAACCCTGGTGGCGGGGGCCTTTGCCTACCCGATGGCGGTGTTTCAGCGCCTGCCTTACCTGTTCATGATGTCCGTGACCGCCGAAGGGCTGCACATGCCGGACGTGGTCGCGCAACTGGTCAAGGCCAGCGATCGCGTCCGCCAGGGCGGGCGAGTCGCTGCGCTGGGCTCCCCTCGCGACGTGCCGGACCCGTTCATGCGCCAGGGGCTGCAACTCGTGGCGGAGGGCTTCGAGCCGGCTGAAATCCGCAGCTTGATGGAGGCCGAGTTGTCGGCGATGCGTGGCCGTCATCGCGACGGCATCAGCCTGTTCGAAGGCTTGGGCGGATTCGCCCCGACCATGGGGATTCTGGGCACGGTCGAGGCCATGGTGTCGATCCTTGGCAACCTGACCAATCCCGACAAGATCGGACTCGACATCGCTCTGGCCATGGTCGCGACCCTGTATGGGGTGGGCATGGCCAACCTCGTCTGCATTCCGGTCGCCAACCGCCTGCGCAAACTTTCCGAGGAAGAACTGCGGGCCCGCCAGGTCATGGTGGACGTGCTCGTCAACATTCAGGAGGGGGCCAAGCCCGAGTTCGTGCGGGAACGCCTGCGCGGCGCCCTTCCGCCCCAGAAGCGCCGCGAACTCGCCGTGTTGCGTGAACGTCGCGCGCGCCGGGCGGCCACCGCTCCCGTCGCCGCCGCGGCAGCACCCCCGGCCTACACGGACCCGGAAGAAGAGCAATACGACGACATGTACGGTCAGAATCCGAACGACCCGGAGATCTACTGA
- a CDS encoding OmpA family protein, giving the protein MGRDWYHDREEGAAAADSGGRERWMVTYADMITLLLVFFIVLYASSSSISGEKFDRLAGSLATSIKKTVKPKVSDRLAFQNDDSKQTRKFKATADAVLVSLVKTDPKSDVKVDIDERGMIVSLIDTSFFDSGSAVLKPAGQRVLKKVAANFKGLPNEIRVEGHTDSLPIRTARFASNWELSSARATAVARYMIDQVRLPAHRMSVAAFAENKPVASNGLSEGRKRNRRVDIVILKQEEASPIGAGLPLETMPLTTPSQRPRKAKGAEPAQQPKRNFANPFQ; this is encoded by the coding sequence ATGGGCCGTGACTGGTACCACGACCGCGAAGAGGGCGCCGCAGCAGCGGATTCCGGTGGCCGGGAACGTTGGATGGTCACTTACGCCGACATGATCACGTTGCTGCTGGTCTTCTTCATCGTGCTGTATGCCAGCTCCAGCTCCATCAGCGGCGAAAAATTCGATCGTTTGGCGGGCAGTCTGGCCACCTCCATCAAGAAGACGGTCAAACCGAAGGTGTCCGATCGGCTGGCCTTCCAGAATGACGACAGCAAGCAAACTCGCAAATTCAAAGCAACGGCGGACGCGGTGCTGGTGTCGCTGGTCAAGACCGACCCCAAAAGCGATGTGAAGGTCGACATCGATGAACGGGGGATGATCGTCAGCCTGATCGACACCAGCTTCTTCGACTCAGGCTCAGCCGTTTTGAAGCCGGCCGGCCAGCGCGTCTTGAAAAAGGTCGCGGCGAATTTCAAAGGCTTGCCGAACGAGATCCGCGTGGAAGGTCACACCGACAGCTTGCCGATCCGCACCGCCCGTTTCGCCTCCAACTGGGAACTCTCCAGCGCCCGCGCCACGGCTGTGGCGCGCTACATGATCGACCAGGTTCGTCTGCCGGCCCATCGGATGTCCGTGGCAGCCTTTGCCGAGAACAAGCCGGTGGCCAGCAACGGCCTCTCCGAGGGACGCAAGCGCAATCGCCGCGTGGACATCGTGATCTTGAAGCAGGAGGAGGCTTCGCCAATCGGCGCCGGTCTGCCGCTCGAGACCATGCCCCTCACCACGCCGTCGCAACGCCCCCGCAAAGCCAAGGGGGCGGAGCCAGCGCAGCAACCCAAGCGAAACTTCGCCAACCCGTTCCAGTAG
- the trmD gene encoding tRNA (guanosine(37)-N1)-methyltransferase TrmD yields MSRLHIDYLTLFPDAFGYLQTSILKRAQAAGVLTTALHDMRDQATNRHRTVDDKPFGGGVGMVLKPDIVWKSLQSANLPSHARIIVTTPQGRTFDQAYAKELAKESHLVFLCGHYEGIDERVHQHMVTDELSIGDYVLTGGELPALVVTDAVVRLLPGVLGKQASPHEDSFWDGLLDYPHYTRPADFMGHGVPEVLLSGDHARVARWRREQALQRTFERRPDLLAGADLTKTDQRFLAQLAAERERLVAADASAEPGRGLADSED; encoded by the coding sequence GTGAGTCGGTTACACATCGACTATCTCACTCTGTTTCCGGACGCCTTCGGCTACCTGCAGACTTCGATTCTCAAACGTGCGCAGGCGGCGGGCGTACTCACGACGGCCCTGCACGATATGCGGGACCAGGCCACGAATCGGCATCGGACCGTCGACGACAAGCCTTTCGGCGGGGGAGTCGGCATGGTGTTGAAGCCCGACATCGTCTGGAAGTCCCTGCAGTCCGCCAATCTGCCCTCCCATGCCCGCATCATCGTGACCACCCCACAGGGCCGGACCTTCGACCAGGCTTATGCCAAGGAACTCGCCAAGGAAAGCCATCTGGTCTTTTTGTGCGGCCATTATGAGGGGATCGACGAACGGGTTCATCAACATATGGTCACGGATGAACTCTCGATCGGCGACTACGTGTTGACGGGAGGCGAACTCCCCGCGTTGGTCGTGACGGATGCCGTGGTGCGCCTGTTGCCGGGGGTACTCGGGAAGCAGGCCTCGCCCCACGAGGATTCTTTTTGGGACGGCCTGCTCGATTACCCGCATTACACGCGGCCGGCAGACTTCATGGGCCACGGCGTACCTGAGGTGCTGCTGTCTGGGGACCACGCCCGCGTGGCACGCTGGCGGCGAGAACAGGCCTTGCAGCGAACCTTCGAGCGTCGTCCGGACCTGCTGGCCGGGGCAGACCTGACGAAAACGGACCAACGATTCCTGGCCCAACTGGCGGCCGAACGAGAGCGCTTGGTTGCCGCTGATGCGTCCGCTGAGCCGGGGAGGGGCTTGGCAGATTCAGAGGATTAG
- the rimM gene encoding ribosome maturation factor RimM (Essential for efficient processing of 16S rRNA) yields MAAPPEWLSIAQIVTTHGVRGDLKLRPLTDDPLRLKELKTVSAHLADGSREELTVEDVVLRKDGVLMARFRGYDAPEPAARLRQAWLQVPYAEAKRKPGQILYADVLGLQAVDDASGTPIGEVVEVLRAGQDLLEIRRPDGSEVYVPWVDAFVLKVDREAGEVRLHLIEGMLE; encoded by the coding sequence GTGGCTGCGCCACCTGAGTGGCTTTCCATCGCGCAGATCGTCACCACGCACGGGGTGCGTGGGGACCTCAAGCTGCGACCATTGACCGATGATCCCTTGCGCTTGAAGGAACTCAAAACCGTCTCGGCCCACTTGGCGGATGGCAGCCGCGAGGAACTGACGGTGGAAGACGTGGTTCTGCGCAAGGACGGTGTCTTGATGGCACGTTTTCGGGGCTATGACGCGCCGGAGCCCGCAGCCAGATTGCGCCAGGCCTGGCTGCAGGTCCCCTATGCGGAGGCCAAGCGCAAGCCTGGGCAGATTCTTTACGCGGATGTCCTCGGGCTGCAAGCCGTCGATGACGCCTCCGGGACACCCATCGGGGAGGTGGTGGAGGTGTTGCGAGCCGGGCAGGACTTGCTTGAGATTCGCCGCCCTGACGGCAGCGAGGTCTATGTCCCCTGGGTCGACGCGTTCGTCCTCAAGGTTGACCGGGAGGCGGGCGAGGTCAGGCTTCACCTGATCGAGGGAATGCTGGAGTGA
- a CDS encoding isocitrate/isopropylmalate dehydrogenase family protein gives MTYRVTLIPGDGIGPEITQAATRILEATGVPFEWETVQAGVTHMEQTGATEPLPDSVLDSVRRNKLALKGPIGTPIGTGFRSVNVALRQGLDLYSCVRPCKTYPGIMSRYSEVDLVIIRENTEDLYAGIEFDMGSEGAKAICDVVQTYAPKKCIAADAAISLKPISERGSRRIVEFAFQYAIDNHRRKVTAIHKANIMKASDGLFLRVAREVAAQYPQIQFEEMIVDAACMNLVIRPESFDVMVLGNLYGDIVSDLCAGLIGGLGVAPGANIGTHATVFEATHGTAPMIAGKGIANPLAMLLSGRLMLEHIGEREAARKLDEAIKVVLRDGTALTPDLNPSGTGTTAGFADAVIQAMQTPVSA, from the coding sequence ATGACCTACCGTGTGACCCTCATTCCCGGCGATGGTATCGGCCCGGAGATCACCCAGGCCGCCACCCGCATCCTGGAGGCCACGGGGGTTCCATTTGAATGGGAAACGGTCCAGGCGGGCGTGACGCACATGGAACAGACGGGCGCCACGGAGCCACTGCCTGATTCGGTGCTGGATTCGGTCCGACGCAACAAGCTGGCTCTCAAGGGCCCGATCGGGACGCCGATCGGCACGGGATTTCGCTCCGTCAACGTGGCCTTGCGACAGGGCCTCGACCTCTACTCTTGCGTGCGTCCCTGCAAAACCTACCCTGGCATCATGTCGCGCTACAGCGAGGTGGACCTGGTCATCATTCGCGAGAACACGGAAGACCTGTATGCTGGTATCGAGTTTGACATGGGCTCGGAAGGCGCCAAGGCCATCTGCGACGTGGTGCAGACCTACGCTCCCAAGAAGTGCATCGCGGCGGATGCAGCCATCAGTCTGAAACCCATCTCTGAGCGGGGCAGTCGGCGTATTGTCGAGTTCGCGTTCCAGTACGCCATCGACAACCATCGGCGTAAGGTCACGGCCATCCACAAGGCCAACATCATGAAAGCCTCGGACGGATTGTTTCTCCGGGTGGCCCGCGAGGTGGCGGCGCAATACCCGCAGATCCAGTTTGAGGAGATGATTGTCGATGCGGCTTGCATGAACCTGGTGATTCGACCGGAATCCTTCGATGTGATGGTGCTGGGGAATCTCTACGGCGACATCGTTTCGGATCTCTGTGCCGGCCTGATTGGCGGGCTGGGCGTGGCGCCAGGGGCCAACATCGGCACCCATGCCACCGTGTTTGAAGCCACCCACGGCACGGCGCCTATGATCGCGGGTAAAGGCATTGCCAACCCCCTGGCAATGCTGCTTTCGGGGCGCTTGATGCTGGAGCACATCGGCGAACGGGAAGCGGCTCGCAAGCTTGATGAGGCCATCAAGGTCGTGCTGCGGGACGGAACCGCCTTGACACCAGACCTCAATCCGAGTGGCACCGGGACCACGGCAGGCTTTGCGGATGCCGTGATTCAGGCGATGCAAACGCCGGTTTCCGCCTGA
- the hutU gene encoding urocanate hydratase: MTTTIAPDTGIPRLLAGESRIPLRAPRGSTRHCKGWVQEAALRMLLNNLDPEVAEHPDELVVYGGTGKAARDWPALRALVKALLTLEDDETLLVQSGKPVGRFPSHPDAPRVLIANSNLVGHWATWDEFRRLEAAGLTMFGQMTAGSWIYIGTQGILQGTYETFGALARQHFGGSLRGRITVTAGLGGMGGAQPLAVTMNDGVVLAIEVDASRIARRRETGYVQQAFTSLDAAWAAAQAAAAAGEACSIALEGNAAELLPEMVSRGMIPDVVTDQTSAHDLMTGYIPPGQTVEEAKVFRAAEPSAYLKAVGEACAAHVRAMLAMKDHGAIVFDYGNNLRQVALDHGVARAFDYPGFVPAYIRPLFCEGKGPFRWAALSGDPADIRAIDAMILREFADDAHLCRWIRMAGEQVHFQGLPARICWVGYGERARLGRLINQMVAQGEVSAPVVIGRDHLDCGSVASPNRETEAMKDGSDAIADWVYLNALINAVGGASWISLHHGGGVGIGYSLHAGMVIVADGTPEAERRLLRVLTSDPGMGVIRHVDAGYEEAAEAARERGVRIPMWEA, encoded by the coding sequence ATGACCACGACGATCGCCCCTGATACGGGCATTCCGCGTTTGCTGGCCGGTGAGAGCCGCATTCCGTTGCGGGCGCCACGCGGCAGCACGCGCCATTGCAAGGGGTGGGTGCAAGAGGCCGCCCTGCGGATGTTGCTGAATAACCTCGATCCTGAGGTGGCCGAACATCCCGATGAATTGGTGGTCTACGGCGGTACGGGCAAGGCCGCCCGCGACTGGCCCGCCTTGAGGGCCCTGGTCAAGGCCTTGCTGACGCTGGAGGATGACGAGACGCTGCTGGTGCAGTCGGGGAAGCCCGTCGGTCGCTTTCCCTCTCATCCCGATGCCCCGCGGGTCTTGATCGCGAATTCCAACCTGGTCGGACACTGGGCCACCTGGGATGAGTTTCGACGCCTGGAAGCGGCTGGTTTGACCATGTTCGGCCAGATGACGGCCGGGTCCTGGATCTACATCGGCACGCAGGGCATCCTGCAAGGGACCTACGAGACCTTCGGCGCGCTGGCGCGCCAGCATTTCGGCGGAAGCCTGCGCGGGCGCATCACCGTGACGGCCGGCCTCGGCGGCATGGGAGGGGCTCAACCGCTGGCTGTCACCATGAACGATGGCGTGGTGCTGGCGATCGAGGTGGACGCTTCTCGGATTGCCCGCCGCCGTGAGACCGGCTACGTTCAGCAGGCCTTTACCAGCCTGGATGCCGCCTGGGCGGCCGCGCAGGCGGCCGCGGCGGCGGGAGAAGCCTGTTCCATTGCTTTGGAAGGCAATGCCGCAGAGTTGCTTCCGGAAATGGTCTCTCGCGGGATGATACCGGACGTGGTGACGGATCAGACCAGTGCCCACGACCTGATGACCGGCTACATCCCGCCAGGCCAGACGGTGGAGGAGGCCAAGGTCTTTCGCGCGGCGGAACCCTCCGCCTACCTGAAGGCTGTGGGGGAGGCCTGCGCGGCGCACGTGCGAGCCATGCTGGCCATGAAAGACCACGGGGCGATCGTTTTCGACTACGGCAACAACCTGCGTCAGGTGGCGTTGGATCACGGCGTCGCGCGGGCGTTCGATTATCCGGGCTTCGTACCGGCCTACATCCGTCCGCTCTTCTGTGAGGGCAAGGGGCCTTTCCGCTGGGCAGCGTTGTCGGGCGATCCGGCCGACATCCGGGCCATCGATGCGATGATTCTGCGCGAGTTTGCGGACGATGCGCACCTCTGCCGCTGGATTCGTATGGCCGGGGAACAGGTTCATTTCCAGGGTCTGCCTGCCCGCATCTGTTGGGTAGGATATGGGGAGCGCGCGCGTCTGGGGCGCCTGATCAACCAGATGGTGGCGCAGGGCGAGGTGTCCGCACCGGTCGTGATTGGCCGCGATCACCTCGACTGCGGCTCGGTGGCCTCTCCCAACCGGGAAACGGAGGCCATGAAAGACGGTTCGGATGCCATTGCGGACTGGGTCTACCTCAATGCCCTCATCAACGCCGTGGGAGGGGCATCCTGGATCTCGTTGCATCACGGGGGCGGGGTGGGCATTGGCTATTCCTTGCACGCCGGCATGGTGATCGTGGCGGATGGGACCCCCGAGGCGGAGCGTCGCCTGCTGCGCGTGCTCACCAGTGACCCGGGCATGGGGGTGATCCGCCACGTCGATGCTGGTTACGAGGAAGCTGCCGAAGCGGCCCGGGAACGCGGGGTTCGGATTCCGATGTGGGAGGCCTGA